From Amycolatopsis sp. WQ 127309:
GCCCTCGAGCGACGCGACGAGACCGACGTCCCGGACCTCGACATCGGCCGCCGCTCCGGCGTCGGTCATCGCGGAGCCGACCGAGGTGGCGAGGTGTTCGGCGATTTCCCGGGTGGCACCGTGCCGGGTGGCCACCGCGACGAGGATTCTCATGGTTCCAGCCTCACCCGGCCGCGGCCCCGGGAGCAGAGGCCAACGACCTCGCCCGGAGCGGCGAAGGACCCTGCACCCGCTAGTGGACGACGGCGACCGGGCAGGCCGAGCGCGCGAGCAGGTCGTTGCCCGTCGACCCCAGCACGGCCCCGGCGACCGGGCCGCGGCCGCGGCTGCCGACGACGATCAGCTGAGCGTCGGGCGCGACGGCCATCAGCACGCGCGCCGGCTCACGGTCCTCGACGACGCGCGCCGTGACGTCCAGGTCCGGGTGCTCGTGCGCCAGGCCGGCGACGAGCTCGCCGAGTTCGCGCCGGTCCTCGGCCTGCTGGTCGGGTTCGATGCTCGGGACCTGCTGCCGGCCGGCGTGGGCCACCACCAGCGGCACCCCGCGCGCGACGGCCGCGTCGACCGCGAACCGCAGGGCTTCCTCGCTCGCCGGCGACGAGTCCACGCCGACCACGACCGGGCCCTGCGGCCCGGCCTGGCCGCGGAAGACGACCACCGGGCAGTGCGCGGCGGCGGCGACCCGGAGGGTGACCGACCCGGTCAGGGCGCCGCGCAGGCCGCCGAGGCCGTGCGAGCCGAGCACGATCAGGGGCGCGGTCCCGGACGCCGCGAGCAGCAGGTCGACCGCGAGCCCCAGCTCCACGTGGACGTCGACCTCGACGCCCGGCGCCGCGGTGCGGGCGATCTTCGCCGCGTGCCGCGTCCGCCGGGTCACGTGCTCGGGCAGCGGCTCGGCCTCGTCGCCGGGGTCGACCACGCACGCGTGGAACAACCGCAGGTCAGCGCCGCGCCGGGCCGCCTCGTGCGCGGCCCACCGGACCGCGCGCAGCGACCCTTCCGAGGCGTCCACCCCGACGATCACCGCGGCCTGGTCGGCCATCACCGCCTCCTGACGTCCGTCGCCCGGACGGCGACTCCGGCCAGCATGTCGCCTGGCGGGCCGGCGCGTCAGAGCACGAAGACCTCTCGGCCGGGACCAATGGTCACCCGCCGGCGGCCAGGTACCGCTGCGGGTCGCCGCCCGCGCGGGCTCCGCTGCCGAGCCAGCGGGCGAACCCCTCGCGGTCCCGGCGTTCGATTTCGTCCAGGTAGGCCCGCCGCGACCGGACCACGCGCCGGCGGGCCGGCTCGTCGGTGGCGCGCAGGAGTTCGCCGTAACTGCGCCGCCACGCCAGGCACAGCTCGGCCGTGGACAGGTCGGTGACTCCGGTGCCTTCGGCGGCTGCTGGGGCTTCCGCCACGACGACCGCTGCGGCCGGAGGGGCGCTCGGCGCCGGGCGGGGCCGGAACCGCCACACCGCCCACGCCGTCGCCGCCACGACCAGCACCGAGGCGGCCGCCGTCCCGCCCGCGACGGCCACCAGGCCGCCGATCGCCAGGCCGGCCCCGAGGGCGCCGAGCCCGGTCACGACCCCGATCGTCATGGCCGAAGCCGCGGATCCGGTCGCCGCGAGCCGCTCGCGCACCGCGGGAGAGCCCGTCACCGCCAGCCACGCGCCGGCGCCGGCCACCAGGCCGAGCATGACCCACCCGACGAGCGCGCCGGCCGGCAGCACGACCAGCCCGATCGCGCCGAACGCGGTCGCGGCGACGATCGACACGATCCTGGTGATGCGAGTGAACATGAGCGCCTCAGTCCTGGTGAACGACCACCCGAGCACGACGGCGCCGGGGTCCGAGGCGTAGTCCCGAGTGTAGCCCCGGAACCGCGACCCCGGACGATCACGCGCACCGCGTCGAAGCGGGACCCTCGTGGCGGGTCACGTCGTGGGCGGGTCGGGGAGCTCGAGCCATTCCAGGTCCATCGGCACGAGCGTCGTCGAGAGCACCAGTTCCCGGAGCAGGTTCACCGTCAGGGTCAGGCCCACCGGTTCGCCCACCTCCTCGCGCCGCAGACCGTGCACGCCGGCGTCGGAAAGCCGTTGCCGGACACGGGAAACGATGTGCTCGACGCGCTTGGCCGTCCAGCTCTCGCGCGGCCGCCGCTCGCCGAGCTCGGCGGCCGCCTGCTGGCGCGACAGGGGCAGCGGCTGCGGGTCGTAACCGAGGTAGCGCTGCCCGAGCACGGCCAGCACCAGGTGTTCCTCCGTGGTGAGCCGCCAGCGCTTCGGCGGCGCCGTCGGGTGGGTCGGCCGGGGCGCGGTGGCCGTGTCCTCCCCGTCGGAGACCAGCAGCTCCAGCACGTGCTCGCGGTCGCGTGTCCCGCGCAGGAACAGCGCGGTGTAGCCGGCGGCCAGCGGCAGCGGCTCGCTGTCGCGGTGCAGCAGGACGCTGTCGGACAGCCGGATCGGCGAGCGGCCGGTGTTGCTCAGCCACCAGCGGTCCCGGTCGTGGGTCAGCAGCCCGTGGACCCGGCTGATCCGCAGGTCGTCCTCGCCTACGCAGACGTCGACCTCCAGGCGGTTTCGGCCGAAGCTCACCCGGCTGCCGGCGGCCGGGGGCACCGCGATGCCGCCGGTGACGGTGAGCGCGCTCAGCGTGCCCGGCGCGGTGGCGGTCACGCCGTGGCGCAGGCTGCGCTGGCGGTGCGGGTCGAGGCGTTCGGCGGGCACGGGCTGCTACCTCCGTTCGTAGGCGCCGATGTCGAAGCCCGCGCCGGCGGGCCGGGGGACACCGTCGAGGTCGAAGGCGGGGGCGAGCGCGGCGCTGCCGCTGTCGACGGCGGCCGAGCCGGGCGCGAGGTGGTAGTCACCGGGGGCCGCGAACCCGGGGTCGCCGGCGAGGTTGTGGTCGGCGGTGAACGGCCCGGCGGTCACCGGGCCGTCGCCGAAGACGTTGTTGCGCAGGATGTTCTTCCCGGCGAACCGGTCGCCGCCGACGTGCACCGAGCCCTTCGCGTTGCCGGCGAAGGTGTTGTTGACGACCGTGAGGTCGCGCATCGTGCCGGTCGACTCGACCCACAGGTCGAGCCCGGCCTGCGCGTTGCCGGTGGAGAGGTTGTCGAAGACCCGCACGCCCGAGAGCAGCCGGGTTTCCGAGTAGTCCTCGACGGCCAGGCCGATCCCGGCCTTGCTGGCGTTGCGGGTCCCGCTGACGACGTTGGCGTAGACGTCCACAGTGGACGAAGAGTCGACGTAGATGTTCGGTCCGCGGTTGCCGGTGACGACGTTGTGGTGGATCTTCACGCGGGCGGCGTCGTCGTACTTGACGTCGATGCCTTCCTCGCCGTTGTCGTGCACGCGGCAGCCGGACACCTCGACGTCGGACGAGCCCGAGGCGATGCTGAGCGCCTCGTGGTCGGCGGAGGTGCCGCGGGCGTTGGTGCCGCGGATGTCGCAGTTCCGGATCGTGGCGCGGCGGGTGGCGACGAGCACGAGCCCGCCGTCCTGTGCGCCGTCGACGCCGAAGCGGTCGAACACGAGGTCGTGCGCGCCCTCGGCGTAGACCCCGAAGCCGGTCGACCCGGCGACGGTCAGGCCGCGGAACTCCAGCCAGGAGTGGTTGCCGATCGCGAGCAGGCCGGCGTCGCCGCCGGTACCGGTCAGCACGGCGGTGCCGCCCACCCCGGTGAACCGGATCGGCCGGCCCGGGCCGCCGTCGTGCCGGACGGTGAGGCCACCCGGGTAGGTCCCGGCCGCGATCGCGACGGTGTCACCCGGGCGGGCGACGTCGGCCGCGGCCTGGACGGTGGCGTACGCGCCGCCGGGCCCGACGTGGAGGGTCCGCGGACCCGCTCCGGCGGCCCCCACGGCCGTCGGAACGACCATGGCCGCCACCGTGAGCACCACGCCGGCCACACCCCGCACCGCCACCTCGTCCCCCTCCGGCCCGCCGGCGGCTCCGGCACTGGCCTGGCCCTGTTTTTAGCCGAGCCCGCCTGGGACCGGTCCCCGCTTCACGGCAGCCGTCCGGCGAGCGCGGCCGCCAGTGTCCTGGCGTCCCCGCACAGCGCGTTCCCGCCGGCCGCCCCGGCGTCTTCGAGGGTGACGACGGCGATCTCCTCCCGGTTCGGCTCGGTGCCGCGCAGCACCGGCAGCGCCGGGGTGTAGAAGCGGTGCACGACCTGCACCGCGCAGGCGGGCCGGTCGCCCGGCACCGGTGCCACGACGGCGCTGCGGGTGCCGGCCCGGATCCGCTCGCCGGGCACGTCCGTGTCCGGCTCGATCGGCCACTCCCGGGTGTAGCGCACGGTGATCGTGCGGGGATCGTCCTCCCAGGTGCAGCCCCACCCGCCGAACTCCCGGTCGGCCTGCGGGGCCCGGACCGAGACGCTCGCCATCACCGCGGTGTCGAGCAGGCCGCAGGCGTCGACGTGGGCGAGCGACCAGTCCGGGAACGGCCGGTCGCGCCGCGGCAGGGGCCCGTTGGCGAGCTTGGGCAGCACGTCGGTGAGCACCGAGTCGGAAATGGTGCACAGGGGCGCGTCTTCCGCGCGCGTCACCGGGCGCGAGGTGACGTCGATCCGGTTGGTGTCGGCCAGCGAGATGCTGCGCTCGCAGGCGCCGTCGCGGGCCTCGGGGCGTTCGATGTCGCCCATCCGGCCGGGCACCGGGGGCCGGGTCGGGTAGCGCAGCGGGCCGGTCAGGTCGAGGGTCGTCTGCACCTGGCCGGTGCCGTCGGCCAGGGTGGTCGTGACCACGCAGGTGCCGAAGTTCTTCAGCTCGGGATCCACGAACGGCTGACCGAACCGCGTGAGCGAGTCGACCGAGATCGCCGCGCACGGGTCCGTCGCGGCCGGATCGGCGCCGAGCGTGTTCGGCCCGCCCGCCGGGGTGGCCGACGGCGGCCGGCTGAGCAGGAACCCGGCCACCAGCGCGAGCACCGCGGCCAGCGCACCGACGGCGAGGAGCCGGCGGCGGAACCGGCGTCGCGGCCGGCGGGGCGCGGGGGTGTCCGCTTCGAGCAGGGCGACGGCCTCGGCCGCCGTGGGCCGGTCGGCGGGGTGGCGGGCCATCAGCGCGTCGAGGACCGGGCCGAGCCGGCCCGCGCGCTCGGCCGGGGCGGGCCGGCCACCGGCGGCGCGGCGCATCTGCACGAAGGGGCCGTCCTCGCCCGACCCCCACGGCGACCGGCCCTCGACCGCGGCGTAGAGGGTGGCGCCCAGGGAGAAGACGTCGGATTCGGGACCGGCCTCGCCACCGCCGGCGACCTCCGGCGCGACGTACCCGAGGGTGCCGGTGAGCTGGGCGCCGCCGGTGCGGGTGACCTCGGTCCAGCGGGCGATCCCCAGGTCGGTGAGCTTGGCGACGTCGTCCTCGGTGACCAGGACGTTGCCCGGTTTGACGTCGCGGTGGACGATGCCGCGGGCGTGCATGGCCGCGAGCGCCGCGGCGAGCTGCCCGCCGATCCGCCGGACCCGCTCCTCGGGCAGCGGGCCGCCGTCGTCGACGAGCTCTTCGAGGCTGCGCGCGGCCAGGTACTCGGTGACCAGCCAGCGCGCGTCGACGTCGTCGGTGACCGTGTCGAACACCGTGACGACGTTCGGGTGCAGCAGACCGGCCCCGATGCGCGCCTCCCGCCGGATCTGCCCGGCGTCGGCGTCGAGGGATCGTTTGAGCGACACTTGCCGGCCCAGTTCGAGGTCGAAGGCCCGCCAGACGACGCCCATGCCGCCCTGTCCGAGCTCCTCCTCCAGCCGGTACCGGTCGGCTACGACGCGACCACTGCCCACCCGCGGAGTCTACGAAACGGCCCGGCACCCCGCACGCGGCACGTCACGGCGGCGGCGGGGGTGGTCTCGGTGAGCGG
This genomic window contains:
- a CDS encoding universal stress protein produces the protein MADQAAVIVGVDASEGSLRAVRWAAHEAARRGADLRLFHACVVDPGDEAEPLPEHVTRRTRHAAKIARTAAPGVEVDVHVELGLAVDLLLAASGTAPLIVLGSHGLGGLRGALTGSVTLRVAAAAHCPVVVFRGQAGPQGPVVVGVDSSPASEEALRFAVDAAVARGVPLVVAHAGRQQVPSIEPDQQAEDRRELGELVAGLAHEHPDLDVTARVVEDREPARVLMAVAPDAQLIVVGSRGRGPVAGAVLGSTGNDLLARSACPVAVVH
- a CDS encoding FHA domain-containing protein is translated as MPAERLDPHRQRSLRHGVTATAPGTLSALTVTGGIAVPPAAGSRVSFGRNRLEVDVCVGEDDLRISRVHGLLTHDRDRWWLSNTGRSPIRLSDSVLLHRDSEPLPLAAGYTALFLRGTRDREHVLELLVSDGEDTATAPRPTHPTAPPKRWRLTTEEHLVLAVLGQRYLGYDPQPLPLSRQQAAAELGERRPRESWTAKRVEHIVSRVRQRLSDAGVHGLRREEVGEPVGLTLTVNLLRELVLSTTLVPMDLEWLELPDPPTT
- a CDS encoding right-handed parallel beta-helix repeat-containing protein — its product is MVVPTAVGAAGAGPRTLHVGPGGAYATVQAAADVARPGDTVAIAAGTYPGGLTVRHDGGPGRPIRFTGVGGTAVLTGTGGDAGLLAIGNHSWLEFRGLTVAGSTGFGVYAEGAHDLVFDRFGVDGAQDGGLVLVATRRATIRNCDIRGTNARGTSADHEALSIASGSSDVEVSGCRVHDNGEEGIDVKYDDAARVKIHHNVVTGNRGPNIYVDSSSTVDVYANVVSGTRNASKAGIGLAVEDYSETRLLSGVRVFDNLSTGNAQAGLDLWVESTGTMRDLTVVNNTFAGNAKGSVHVGGDRFAGKNILRNNVFGDGPVTAGPFTADHNLAGDPGFAAPGDYHLAPGSAAVDSGSAALAPAFDLDGVPRPAGAGFDIGAYERR
- a CDS encoding serine/threonine-protein kinase, whose product is MGSGRVVADRYRLEEELGQGGMGVVWRAFDLELGRQVSLKRSLDADAGQIRREARIGAGLLHPNVVTVFDTVTDDVDARWLVTEYLAARSLEELVDDGGPLPEERVRRIGGQLAAALAAMHARGIVHRDVKPGNVLVTEDDVAKLTDLGIARWTEVTRTGGAQLTGTLGYVAPEVAGGGEAGPESDVFSLGATLYAAVEGRSPWGSGEDGPFVQMRRAAGGRPAPAERAGRLGPVLDALMARHPADRPTAAEAVALLEADTPAPRRPRRRFRRRLLAVGALAAVLALVAGFLLSRPPSATPAGGPNTLGADPAATDPCAAISVDSLTRFGQPFVDPELKNFGTCVVTTTLADGTGQVQTTLDLTGPLRYPTRPPVPGRMGDIERPEARDGACERSISLADTNRIDVTSRPVTRAEDAPLCTISDSVLTDVLPKLANGPLPRRDRPFPDWSLAHVDACGLLDTAVMASVSVRAPQADREFGGWGCTWEDDPRTITVRYTREWPIEPDTDVPGERIRAGTRSAVVAPVPGDRPACAVQVVHRFYTPALPVLRGTEPNREEIAVVTLEDAGAAGGNALCGDARTLAAALAGRLP